A window of Pullulanibacillus sp. KACC 23026 genomic DNA:
TGCGGACGGCATGGGCAGATACAACCGCGGGTGATCATCCGATTACAGAAACAACCACTCTTTTTACGGTAGAGTTTAAGATTAAGGATGGCAAAAAATTAGGAGCTAATCCTTTAACAGTCGATTCCTCTAATAAAGAATCGTTAAGTTTTTCGGATGTATCGAACCATCCTCTTAATGTTGAGGTGGAAAATGGTCAATTGACAACGGCAAAATCAAGCAACGCCGATCTATCAAGCCTCCAGTTAAGTAATGGTAAGCTAACTCCTGCTTTCTCAAAGACTGTTGACACCTACAAGGCGTCAGTAGCCCATTCGGTCGATTCTATCTCGATTGCGACAAAGGCGGAGGATGCCCATTCAACTGTTACTATTAATGGTAAGCCTGCTACTGATCAGTATTCTTTGGAAACAGGGGACAACACATTTAAAATTAATGTACAGGCCCAAGATGGAACATCCAAAGATTATACAATTAAAGTGACGAGAGAAAAGGATCAGACCACAGTTAATAATCAGACCGATTCCGGTAAGGGGACCCATGCTAGTACTGGAACGAGTCAAACCGATTCCAGTAATGGGACCCATGTTAAGACCTTGCCAAAAACAGGGGATGATTCTTATATTGATCGCTATTTAAATATAGGGATAGGTGCTGTAACAGCGGCTATTCTGATCACTCTAGTCATCTACTATCGAAAAAAGCGCATGACTCAAGATTAAAAGTAGAAAGTAAGGAAAAATACTAGTAGAGGGGCACTTGAGTGAGACTGTGCCTCTCTACTTTTCTAGTAGGTAGAGAAAATGAAAAAAACGGTTTCGATTATTATAACTGTATTGGTTTTAATATTGGCTGTATTGGTGTACTGGCGTCTTCATCGGATATATGAAGACAGGGTTAATCATTCGATAAGGATGAAACTCGAAAAACAGTTTGATACAGCTATTCAAACAAAAACGATCCCCAAGAACACCGATATGATTGGGGAAATCAAGATTCCTTCCTTATCCATTAATTATGTTATCCTGAACAAAACAACAGATAAGAATTTGGCAATATCCATCACTAAGCTAGCGGGACCAGCGATCAATCAAAAGGGTAATTTGGTATTAGCGGGGCATGATATGAAAAATGGCGACTTCTTTGGGAAGCTAAAAGGGATAAAAATCTCAGATAAAATTATCATAGAGGATCTAGCCGGACATAAGAAAACCTATCATGTCATCAAAAAATATAGCGTCAAAGATACAGACACTGCCCCGCTTAATCAAGATACAAAAGGCCAAACCCTACTCACCTTGCTAACATGCACCTATCTACCCAGCGACCGCCTCGTCGTTCTAGCTAAGTGAAACACGGGGACGGTTCTTCCGTTTCATTCAGACCAGACTCTGCGTGCCTCTCCAGACTTTGGAGCTGAGAAGAGACAGGTTCGTACAATTTTGGCACTAAAAGACTGATTGTTTAATCGGTCTTTTTTTTATGATACGGAATGAGGCATTTACTACGTAAGAGGTGTCTACGTAATTTGGACCTAAAGATAACTAAGATAAGACGCTCTTCCTGACGTGGAAGAGCGCCCAATTATTGATGGAATAGTAGGATGGGTTAAATACGAAAAGACGAGCATTTAGAATGCAATCGTCTTATAGATGGATAATTTCGTTGTCCTGTTAAATGCCCGTTTCTTAAGGTAAGGCTGCCGATTCTACTGGCAGCCCTAGTTTCATATACGTAAGTTCACCCATTGAGATGTTGCATCAAGTATTGTCCTGTTTTCGACTGCTCCGCATGGATGATCATCGAAGGCGTGCCCTCGAAGATCACCTGGCCGCCTTTGCTGCCCCCGTCTGGTCCCATGTCAATGATCCAATCAGCTTGACTGATCACATCAAGGTTGTGCTCGATCACAATCACCGTATTGCCTTCGTCCACAAGTCGGTTCATGATCTCGAGGAGGTGACTGATATCTGACATGTGCAGACCGGTCGTAGGCTCGTCCATCACGTAGATGCTCCCTTTCTTATGCAGTTCACTTGCTAGCTTGATACGCTGACATTCCCCGCCTGAGAGCGTACTGAGCGGCTGGCCCAGTGTTAGATAATCGAGCCCCACATCCTTCATTGCCTGGAGCTTCTTCACAACCGCTTTTAATTGAAAAAAGTTTAGGGATTCTTCGACAGTCATTTCTAACACGTCTGCAATGGACTTACCGTTGAGCTTGTAGGCGAGCACCTCTTCCTTGAACCTTTTTCCTCCGCATACTTCACATGGCACCTCCACACTGTCGAGGTAGGCCAAGTCTATAGACACAACGCCAAGTCCGTGGCAGTTCTCGCAAGCCCCCTTGGAGTTGAAGCTGAATAGACTTGCGTTGACTTTGTTCGCGGAAGCAAATGCTTTTCGTACATCATCCATCATGCCCGTATAGGTCGCGGGATTTGACCGAGTGGATACCCCTACTGCCGATTGGTCGATGATGATGGCATCTGGATGTTGGCTGAGGAACACTTCATTTATTAATGTACTCTTGCCCGATCCGGCGACACCGGTAACGACGGTCAGCGCACCGGTTGGAATATCTACAGAAACGTTCTGCAGGTTATGCAGTGAAGCATCTTGGACAGACAAGTTGCCAGTTGGTTGTCTGCATTCATGCTTCAGCTGAAGCGGCCGATTCATATAGTTGCCTGTCAGTGTGTCTGACGAAAGCAGACCTTCATAACTTCCTTCATAGACGATGGTACCGCCTCGGCTCCCGGCGTAGGGTCCGACATCAACAATGTGATCCGCCACCTTGATGACATCGGGATCATGCTCGACGACAATCACCGTATTACCCTTGTCGCGCAGGTTTTGAAGCACTCCATTTAACCGGTGCACGTCACGAGGATGCAAGCCAACGCTTGGCTCATCGAAGATATAAGTGACATCCACCAGACTGCCGCTCAGGTGCTTCACCATCTTAACGCGCTGCGATTCACCGCCGGACAATGTATCTGTCTCACGGTCCAGAGTTAAGTAGTCAAGTCCGATATCAACCAAATGCTGCAGCCGATCGATCAGTGGTTTGACGACAGGCGCGGCCGCCGCCTCATCAATCTCCTGAATGACACGGATAAGCTGTCCGACCTCCATAGAGGACAGCTCAGCAATGTTGCGCCCATTAATTCTGCAGTTAAGCGCAGCTTGACTGAGTCTCGCACCAAGACAGCTGGGGCAGAGTCCTTCTGAGATGAACGGCGCGACCGTTTGTTGTGTACGCTCTGAATACGCCTTCAGGTCCTTTTTAATGTATTTATTGGTGAACTTTTCGATAACGCCTTCCACGGTAAGATTCACTGTCTTCCCGCCAAAATTCGTAGGTACTTTTCTCGCCTTACTATATAGTAGTTGCTCCAGTTCCTCTGCGGAAAAATCACTTAACTTTTTATCGAGATCGAAGCCCAAGTTCACGAGCATATTCATTTCCATACTATTCGCTCCATATCCGGGCAGCCTGATTGCTCCTTCATTCAAGGACTTTGACATGTCCAAAGCCCTACTCATGTCGACTCGCATCCTGCGGCCGGTCCCATTGCATTCCGGACACATACCTAGAGGGTCGTTAAACGAAAACATAGAAGCAGGACCGACATAGGGACGCCCCACTCGGGAGTAGAGAAGACGAAGAAGAGGGGAGATATCGGTAATTGTGCCCATCGTGGAATGAGAACCGCCGCCCAAGCGTTTCTGGTCAACGATAACCGCCATGCTAAGATTTTCAATGGCGTCTGCATCCGGTTGTGGAACGCGTGGCAGAAAGTTACGGACGAACGTACTGAAGTTTTCGTTCAGCAGACGCTGAGATTCAGCGGCAATCGTATCGAAAACGATCGACGATTTGCCAGAACCGGACACACCGGTAAAAATAGTGATCGTGCGCTTGGGAATACGCAAAGAGACATTTTTAAGGTTGTTTTCTCGGGCACCGCGGATTTCTATAAATTCTTGGGTCATATGATAGCTTCCTTTACTCTTTTTAGATCTTTATCAAATGAAACGCCACTTAGGAGATTGATATCCCGTTTTTAATACAATGGATTCTCTTATTGCCTATATTTTTATACTAGCACAACACCTGGGAGTTATGATTCTTATCTTTTCTGAGGGAGTACCTGAATCCTTTGTACCGTACACATTGTATTGAGTGAACATGTAACTGACAAACTCATGCGTATTTTTCAGCTATCTTGGACTGCTTAAAAAATGTGAAAAAGCAGAGCGAATTCAACTCAAA
This region includes:
- a CDS encoding sortase; this translates as MKKTVSIIITVLVLILAVLVYWRLHRIYEDRVNHSIRMKLEKQFDTAIQTKTIPKNTDMIGEIKIPSLSINYVILNKTTDKNLAISITKLAGPAINQKGNLVLAGHDMKNGDFFGKLKGIKISDKIIIEDLAGHKKTYHVIKKYSVKDTDTAPLNQDTKGQTLLTLLTCTYLPSDRLVVLAK
- a CDS encoding excinuclease ABC subunit UvrA; the encoded protein is MTQEFIEIRGARENNLKNVSLRIPKRTITIFTGVSGSGKSSIVFDTIAAESQRLLNENFSTFVRNFLPRVPQPDADAIENLSMAVIVDQKRLGGGSHSTMGTITDISPLLRLLYSRVGRPYVGPASMFSFNDPLGMCPECNGTGRRMRVDMSRALDMSKSLNEGAIRLPGYGANSMEMNMLVNLGFDLDKKLSDFSAEELEQLLYSKARKVPTNFGGKTVNLTVEGVIEKFTNKYIKKDLKAYSERTQQTVAPFISEGLCPSCLGARLSQAALNCRINGRNIAELSSMEVGQLIRVIQEIDEAAAAPVVKPLIDRLQHLVDIGLDYLTLDRETDTLSGGESQRVKMVKHLSGSLVDVTYIFDEPSVGLHPRDVHRLNGVLQNLRDKGNTVIVVEHDPDVIKVADHIVDVGPYAGSRGGTIVYEGSYEGLLSSDTLTGNYMNRPLQLKHECRQPTGNLSVQDASLHNLQNVSVDIPTGALTVVTGVAGSGKSTLINEVFLSQHPDAIIIDQSAVGVSTRSNPATYTGMMDDVRKAFASANKVNASLFSFNSKGACENCHGLGVVSIDLAYLDSVEVPCEVCGGKRFKEEVLAYKLNGKSIADVLEMTVEESLNFFQLKAVVKKLQAMKDVGLDYLTLGQPLSTLSGGECQRIKLASELHKKGSIYVMDEPTTGLHMSDISHLLEIMNRLVDEGNTVIVIEHNLDVISQADWIIDMGPDGGSKGGQVIFEGTPSMIIHAEQSKTGQYLMQHLNG
- a CDS encoding cohesin domain-containing protein, which produces MKLAVNVIKLMALALLVAVLVHPLKSEAAVNTSAPDLTMTIGNVKGYVGDTVDVPVKINKPNKGIAAYGVELNYDSSALEVVGIKEGYGSGDTAACSQNKEGCFWSSYDNSKGYLRTAWADTTAGDHPITETTTLFTVEFKIKDGKKLGANPLTVDSSNKESLSFSDVSNHPLNVEVENGQLTTAKSSNADLSSLQLSNGKLTPAFSKTVDTYKASVAHSVDSISIATKAEDAHSTVTINGKPATDQYSLETGDNTFKINVQAQDGTSKDYTIKVTREKDQTTVNNQTDSGKGTHASTGTSQTDSSNGTHVKTLPKTGDDSYIDRYLNIGIGAVTAAILITLVIYYRKKRMTQD